The Bombus terrestris chromosome 16, iyBomTerr1.2, whole genome shotgun sequence genome includes a region encoding these proteins:
- the LOC100645611 gene encoding 28S ribosomal protein S15, mitochondrial: MNSLISCCKLLSTRVNNVYMFGGYLSRGMAQTIDDYKIKWTRPAKIPSIDPRQTGDLGVKVSVKPTDIKAYYQNSKELQDADEIVKRMFTLEFQPKREFKNLERERVIGLVKRHVCDRGSAEVRIAAMTSEIQYLQKYLEKHPKNVKTKVFLKELIDKRRKFLTHLRTWDYRRFEWLLERLNLVYVARPEVPGSVSRKNALRQLTKNYCDGIIQQKLNAFKAELKEQQKTFFAQKVINLEYILEEEKKYGLEPTVTQEQIDAARQRVEELSKEIE, from the exons atgaattcgcTAATAAGCTGCTGTAAATTACTAAGTACAAGAGTGAACAATGTATATATGTTTGGAGGTTATTTGAGCCGCGGAATGGCTCAAACTATCGACGATTATAAAATTAAGTGGACACGGCCAGCCAAAATTCCGAGCATAGATCCACGACAAACCGGTGATTTGGGAGTAAAAGTATCTGTAAAACCTACAGATATTAAAGCCTATTACCAGAATTCGAAAGAGTTACAAGA TGCAgatgaaattgtaaaaagaaTGTTCACTTTGGAGTTTCAACCAAAaagagaatttaaaaatttagaaagagaaagagtgaTAGGACTTGTGAAGAGGCATGTTTGTGATCGAGGTTCTGCAGAAGTTAGAA ttGCTGCAATGACTAGTGAAATACAATATCttcaaaaatatttggaaaagcaTCCAAAAAATGTAAAAACCAAAGTATTTCTAAAAGAATTAATTGATAAAAGAAGGAAGTTTCTTACACATTTGCGAACATGGGATTATAGACGGTTTGAATGGCTTCTTGAACGTTTGAATCTTGTTTATGTAGCTCGACCAGA AGTTCCTGGCTCAGTGTCGAGAAAAAATGCACTAAGGCAATTGACCAAAAATTACTGCGATGGTATTATTCAGCAGAAATTAAATGCATTTAAAGCTGAATTAAAAGAACAGCAAAAGACATTTTTCGCTCAAAAGGTTATAAACTTGGAGTATattttagaagaagaaaaaaagtatGGCCTAGAACCAACTGTAACTCAAGAGCAAATTGATGCTGCACGACAGAGAGTAGAAGAATTATCAAAAGagattgaataa
- the LOC100645731 gene encoding cuticle protein 19, which translates to MQSQFSKSVTDKIVILCCFLKLIIAGVLQQRFPCAPIDAISASGAAVPVACALKSIGGKVEPILPTYVKVSTPISYRPLPKTSSLVYVAPPIFKTASAVVATDTKNEKEAEFTTHPRYSFNYGVLDGYTGDSKSAWEERDGDTVKGEYSVVEADGSIRTVTYTADDHNGFNAVVTRNEPPKNVRKDSNLKAFLPVTVISNPH; encoded by the exons ATGCAGTCGCAGTTCTCGAAAAGTGTTACCGACAAG ATCGTGATTTTGTGTTGTTTTCTGAAGCTGATCATTGCTGGTGTCCTACAACA AAGATTTCCTTGCGCGCCAATCGATGCAATCTCCGCGAGTGGGGCAGCAGTGCCAGTGGCGTGCGCCCTTAAATCAATCGGAGGCAAAGTAGAACCAATACTTCCGACTTATGTGAAAGTTTCCACTCCGATCTCGTACAGACCATTGCCGAAGACGTCATCATTGGTATACGTTGCGCCACCGATTTTTAAAACAGCGTCTGCCGTTGTCGCGACCgatacgaaaaatgaaaaagaagcaGAATTCACG ACTCATCCAAGATATTCGTTTAATTATGGCGTCCTGGATGGATATACTGGCGATTCTAAGTCAGCGTGGGAAGAGAGAGACGGTGACACGGTAAAGGGTGAATATTCTGTGGTCGAAGCGGATGGTTCAATTCGAACAGTCACTTACACGGCTGATGACCATAATGGCTTCAACGCAGTTGTAACCAGAAACGAACCCCCGAAGAACGTGAGAAAAGATAGTAATTTGAAAGCATTTCTACCGGTAACTGTTATTTCCAATCCTCATTAA